A genome region from Bombus terrestris chromosome 10, iyBomTerr1.2, whole genome shotgun sequence includes the following:
- the LOC100645602 gene encoding pentatricopeptide repeat-containing protein 1, mitochondrial isoform X1 yields the protein MFSSKKSCFPKAKTIIGYVIDRYYYIKQTKQFLYSLQIYNYINYTNNRTYSWLCCDKNQCGKKYILNALNKDSLSHFPIYNKKCYRTLSEDNNTFGNLSYEEYEKIELDKAEREERKYAEKVIPPKRQRLSHRDYCTLIKSHLYKKNLQLALNILDLMKENGDKPNLYIYRLLLSSFSRQGDVKQCFKLFKNLKERGLTPSASIYTSLLNACATTNDTQKALNHLSFLREYFYKRNIDLTDINYATLIRAYSCHNQILIAFEIADEARDKNIFTQNVIAALFHAIIGDKENGLKYGLILWHKMRISKIRPTIFHYNLLLRTIRDTKFGDLKVNDIIVPEFIETQIQLSETGRPDLLDFPPVLTTSLISVLRKNNYFISNNNNPRQQQELNIDTIDKNLPSTLNLNDILQENRLFLFGGIDKLLKRMKHDNVQPDKKTLTLMLDLLPPTVESEKSFCKYIVKNELKFDITFFNILIKRRCLRKEYQAAKDVLNDIQIHHLIPNIVTFGALAIGCRMHKDGRELLEQMDTIGYVPNYVILETLMFNACSFKNFAYVLYLMNYILKNRIEPSQGILNTLEKFEELVLEMIKNKGNYKYKAINEIMKDYNNFKIKYENWKEKVQGDIFEISR from the exons ATGTTTTCTTCGAAAAAAAGTTGTTTTCCAAAAGCAAAAACTATTATAGGTTATGTAATTGATcgttattattacattaaacaaacgaaacaatttttatattcattacaaatatataattatattaattataccaATAATAGAACATATTCATGGTTATGTTGTGATAAAAACCAGTgtggtaaaaaatatattttaaatgcaCTAAATAAAGATAGTCTTTCACATTTtccaatttataataaaaaatgttatagaaCATTGTCAGAAGATAATAATACATTTGGAAATCTTTCATATGAGGAGTATGAAAAAATTGAATTGGATAAagcagaaagagaagaaagaaaatacgcAGAAAAAGTTATACCTCCAAAGAGACAAAGATTAAGTCATAGAGACTATTGTACACTTATTAAATCTcacttatataaaaaaaatttacagTTGGCTCTGAACATATTAGacttaatgaaagaaaatggtgataaacctaatttatatatatatagactatTACTTTCTAGTTTTTCTCGACAAGGTGATGTTAAAcaatgttttaaattatttaaaaacctAAAAGAAAGGGGTTTAACTCCTAGTGCGTCTATATATACTAGTTTACTTAATGCTTGTGCTACAACAAATGATACACAAAAAGCATTAAATCACTTGTCATTTTTacgagaatatttttataagagaAACATAGATTTGACTGATATAAATTATGCAACTCTCATTAGAGCATATAGTTGTCATAACCAAATTTTGATTGCTTTTGAAATAGCAGATGAAGCAAGGGATAAAAACATTTTTACACAGAATGTAATTGCTGCTTTGTTTCATGCAATAATCGGTGATAAAGAAAATGGACTAAAATATGGTTTAATTTTGTGGCATAAGATGAGAATAAGTAAAATACGGCCaactatatttcattataatcttCTTTTAAGGACAATCAGAGATACAAAATTTGGTGATTTAAAAGTAAATGATATTATAGTACCAGAATTTATAGAAACTCAGATTCAACTCAGTGAAACAGGAAGGCCAGATTTATTAGATTTTCCACCAGTATTAACTACTTCACTTATTTCAGTACTTaggaagaataattattttatctcaaataataataatcctaGACAACAACAAGAGCTAAATATAGATACAATTGATAAAAATCTACCATCAACCCTAAATTTAAATGACATATTACAAGAAAATAGATTATTCTTATTTGGCGGAATTGATAAGTTATTAAAACGTATGAAACATGATAATGTGCAACCTGATAAAAAGACACTAACATTAATGTTGGATTTACTGCCACCTACAGTAGAATCAGAAAAatctttttgtaaatatattgttaaaaatgaactaaaatttgatataactttttttaatatacttatTAAAAGAAGATGTTTAAGAAAAGAATATCAAGCTGCTAAA gaTGTACTCAATGATATTCAAATTCATCATTTGATACCAAATATTGTTACATTTGGAGCATTAGCTATTGGATGCAGAATGCACAAGGATGGAAGAGAACTTTTAGAACAAATGGATACCATTGGCTATGTACCAAATTATGTGATTTTAGAAACATTAATGTTCAATGCATGTAGTTTTAAAAACTTTGCTTATGTGTTGTATTTAATGAACTACATATTGAAGAATAGAATTGAACCATCGCAAGGAATATTGAATACTTTAGAAAAATTCGAAGAATTAGTAttggaaatgattaaaaataag GGTAACTACAAGTATAAagcaattaatgaaattatgaaagattataacaactttaaaataaaatatgaaaattggaaAGAGAAAGTGCAAGgtgatatatttgaaatatcaagATGA
- the LOC100645602 gene encoding pentatricopeptide repeat-containing protein 1, mitochondrial isoform X2 has translation MKENGDKPNLYIYRLLLSSFSRQGDVKQCFKLFKNLKERGLTPSASIYTSLLNACATTNDTQKALNHLSFLREYFYKRNIDLTDINYATLIRAYSCHNQILIAFEIADEARDKNIFTQNVIAALFHAIIGDKENGLKYGLILWHKMRISKIRPTIFHYNLLLRTIRDTKFGDLKVNDIIVPEFIETQIQLSETGRPDLLDFPPVLTTSLISVLRKNNYFISNNNNPRQQQELNIDTIDKNLPSTLNLNDILQENRLFLFGGIDKLLKRMKHDNVQPDKKTLTLMLDLLPPTVESEKSFCKYIVKNELKFDITFFNILIKRRCLRKEYQAAKDVLNDIQIHHLIPNIVTFGALAIGCRMHKDGRELLEQMDTIGYVPNYVILETLMFNACSFKNFAYVLYLMNYILKNRIEPSQGILNTLEKFEELVLEMIKNKGNYKYKAINEIMKDYNNFKIKYENWKEKVQGDIFEISR, from the exons atgaaagaaaatggtgataaacctaatttatatatatatagactatTACTTTCTAGTTTTTCTCGACAAGGTGATGTTAAAcaatgttttaaattatttaaaaacctAAAAGAAAGGGGTTTAACTCCTAGTGCGTCTATATATACTAGTTTACTTAATGCTTGTGCTACAACAAATGATACACAAAAAGCATTAAATCACTTGTCATTTTTacgagaatatttttataagagaAACATAGATTTGACTGATATAAATTATGCAACTCTCATTAGAGCATATAGTTGTCATAACCAAATTTTGATTGCTTTTGAAATAGCAGATGAAGCAAGGGATAAAAACATTTTTACACAGAATGTAATTGCTGCTTTGTTTCATGCAATAATCGGTGATAAAGAAAATGGACTAAAATATGGTTTAATTTTGTGGCATAAGATGAGAATAAGTAAAATACGGCCaactatatttcattataatcttCTTTTAAGGACAATCAGAGATACAAAATTTGGTGATTTAAAAGTAAATGATATTATAGTACCAGAATTTATAGAAACTCAGATTCAACTCAGTGAAACAGGAAGGCCAGATTTATTAGATTTTCCACCAGTATTAACTACTTCACTTATTTCAGTACTTaggaagaataattattttatctcaaataataataatcctaGACAACAACAAGAGCTAAATATAGATACAATTGATAAAAATCTACCATCAACCCTAAATTTAAATGACATATTACAAGAAAATAGATTATTCTTATTTGGCGGAATTGATAAGTTATTAAAACGTATGAAACATGATAATGTGCAACCTGATAAAAAGACACTAACATTAATGTTGGATTTACTGCCACCTACAGTAGAATCAGAAAAatctttttgtaaatatattgttaaaaatgaactaaaatttgatataactttttttaatatacttatTAAAAGAAGATGTTTAAGAAAAGAATATCAAGCTGCTAAA gaTGTACTCAATGATATTCAAATTCATCATTTGATACCAAATATTGTTACATTTGGAGCATTAGCTATTGGATGCAGAATGCACAAGGATGGAAGAGAACTTTTAGAACAAATGGATACCATTGGCTATGTACCAAATTATGTGATTTTAGAAACATTAATGTTCAATGCATGTAGTTTTAAAAACTTTGCTTATGTGTTGTATTTAATGAACTACATATTGAAGAATAGAATTGAACCATCGCAAGGAATATTGAATACTTTAGAAAAATTCGAAGAATTAGTAttggaaatgattaaaaataag GGTAACTACAAGTATAAagcaattaatgaaattatgaaagattataacaactttaaaataaaatatgaaaattggaaAGAGAAAGTGCAAGgtgatatatttgaaatatcaagATGA
- the LOC100645381 gene encoding protein virilizer has protein sequence MDNTELLFFDTFSHDISEELNLDLVQFPKPVYISEVRIIPLGARVQADFPGGVRLGATNPSQFEIEFFVNDLSKPGASTFESLGELEYKQNIHIQLECERKQIPTDGLVLRGWYTTITLAVYGTLTKSLNNPQEVVSSAAGSAACVSGLEEVVENTTQISEQQSEWYYENQAQTNSNETCVAATPPPSIQPIQIVESSRNSTSDTGKTEMGHWEEDATNSTLKSTKRPSSPPSESLVSLSPESISAEEEEAEQDGGEQETGEPFEPILSDEDIMADDIPPTVEYECENIQLNNIYSITPPDLFELEESLNVVEECHNNKEMLDKIHEIFQSISKSVLHFNNASGQEKEAFVHNCESLCAILSPFHLNNTDFNDLTNIVNAGLDMDLACAQPQPAYKVRHVKVGVRLAETLCKLPQGPDILLKVDAPYKLLALCMRENVALPVKLSALRTLDAALISPIIVREFLISKSNLYKNALMMLDTAKLARLKYALSSLLRKVHTYEFLDEMKEIDELAITELTNTYICSPTLMAQPKRQLPAGVQMEFEREHNRNPRCHLIAYFEYHKLLYHILFALTSPKSDLNLIKATRRFLLRISDTKEGLLYLLKEPEVTKLILKALKCDLPGAGLVLAWRLQVVQCLLHLKYQPSDWMALKKLHSFLIFPEGLQAVITVLSKGEFIEILIPYLSDSNLCEFSAEIISATIRYSDRIEVFQNRAGIILEKSRTQAVLKDVTSYLSTAAQPSHWNYGDVSPLVACIRKNADKAASLPGQLITACRILYYLVFPSNNDVDPMEPYIELKYRNALTQLFAADGLTALIAVMANISEFYEQPFLHRAALTGRRGLALVALLLPCVRLTRALLERLVKCMATDFKDLTAVIPLLGVYSLVEAIPPIRIVQTLSEEIVGTLLVFTQAVDSDGSGNVAKSLWTQMLGEVLKMVSLSPCNFMPGLKLLTRLLPPVLTSKQTMLTEDATRVLGLRKLWSAHLQAQANNLTETLRLLCASWNKDLLILLSKVCKQLSDLAAPTALLVGRCLLDGVIAATPLESNVLILALLSELARHAPMKATLLTLTSPASRAQVKSDQKYPPVIEMMCTALKNTNDVRMQYEILDIFETLCDCTLSLMQEDVNEPFEKRLTHSVPSKEPLLSILAVLIDILATSTKFEPDILRSTLRILLSLISHNYGLYHVKSCLENNPDALRSLLDHILVFEDPEAQPVIDLTIMFLENLIASESQGRSLYLRIQQLAALILWDKNDHPLEKIKRAQELVEILKSAEDKEEKEPIPEMLEPLLPTPEALLNQFSQRCLGTPDFASKRPKKFTFMCPNQAPNENTVDLLALAAELLPTDFNLLTEAQNLCSKTPPDDATQPLQSKAQTDDQENRDVQKQTTSPVSKVKQPFVTPMRGRTQFTNSLRGAPVVGSVGRGADPFRSRPPNTSRPPSLHVDDFVALETCGAQPTGPTGYNKLSIRGTCPSRAINTGTRSRPWTQETRPSYLR, from the exons ATGGACAATACAGAATTATTATTCTTTGATACCTTTTCACATGATATTTCTGAA GAGCTTAATCTAGATTTAGTACAATTTCCAAAACCTGTTTATATAAGTGAAGTTAGAATTATTCCATTAGGTGCTAGAGTACAAGCTGATTTTCCTGGAGGTGTTCGTTTAGG GGCTACAAATCCATCtcaatttgaaattgaattttttgtaaatgatTTAAGTAAACCTGGTGCTTCTACATTTGAATCACTTGGGGAGTTGGAATATAAGCAAAATATTCATATTCAATTAGAATGTGAAAGAAAACAAATACCAACAGATGGATTGGTATTAAGAGGCTGGTATACTACCATTACTTTAGCAGTATATGGAACATTAACAAAATCTTTAAATAATCCACAAGAAGTTGTTAGTTCGGCTGCTGGTTCTGCAGCTTGTGTTAGTGGGTTGGAAGAAGTTGTAGAAAATACTACTCAAATTTCAGAGCAACAATCCGAATGGTACTATGAAAATCAAGCACAAACAAACTCAAAT GAAACATGTGTAGCAGCAACGCCCCCTCCTTCTATACAACCAATTCAAATAGTAGAATCATCTAGAAATTCAACATCAGATACTGGAAAGACAGAAATGGGACATTGGGAGGAAGATGCTACAAACAGCACTTTAAAATCTACGAAACGCCCTTCTTCACCACCTTCTGAATCTTTAGTTTCTTTAAGTCCTGAAAGTATATCggctgaagaagaagaagcagaacaGGATGGTGGTGAACAAGAAACTGGAGAACCTTTTGAGCCTATATTATCTGATGAAGATATAATGGCAGATGATATACCACCTACTGTAGAATAtgaatgtgaaaatattcagctaaataatatttattccatAACACCACCTGATCTGTTTGAATTAGAAGAATCATTGAATGTTGTTGAAGAATGCCACAATAACAAAGAAATGTTGGATAAGattcatgaaatatttcaatctatATCAAAAtcagttttacattttaataatgCTTCAGGTCAAGAAAAAGAGGCATTTGTTCACAATTGCGAATCTTTATGCGCAATACTTAGTCCTTTTCATTTGAATAATACGGATTTTAATGATTTGACTAATATCGTAAATGCTGGTTTGGATATGGACCTTGCATGTGCTCAACCTCAACCAGCTTACAAAGTTCGCCATGTTAAAGTTGGTGTACGATTAGCAGAAACTTTATGTAAACTTCCGCAAGGTCCAGATATTCTATTAAAAGTAGATGCACCTTATAAATTATTAGCGCTATGTATGCGCGAAAATGTAGCACTTCCTGTGAAACTTTCCGCTCTTCGTACATTGGATGCTGCATTAATAAGTCCAATAATTGTTCGAGAATTTCTTATAtcaaaaagtaatttatataaaaacgcCTTAATGATGTTAGATACAGCAAAGTTAGCGAGATTAAAATATGCTTTAAGTTCTTTATTAAGGAAAGTTCACACATATGAATTTCTtgatgaaatgaaagaaattgatGAGTTGGCTATTACTGAattaacaaatacatatatatgttcaCCTACATTAATGGCTCAACCAAAACGGCAACTTCCAGCTGGAGTACAAATGGAATTTGAACGGGAGCATAATCGAAATCCTCGATGTCATCTGATAGCATATTTTGAATATCATAAACTTTTATATCATATTCTATTTGCTCTTACTTCTCCAAAATcagatttaaatttaattaaagctaCTCGACGTTTCCTCTTACGTATTTCTGATACAAAAGAAggcttattatatttattaaaagaacCAGAAGTtaccaaattaattttaaaagctTTGAAATGTGATTTACCTGGTGCAGGATTGGTCTTAGCTTGGCGTCTTCAAGTTGTACAatgtttattacatttaaaatatcaacCTTCAGACTGGATGGCTTTAAAAAAACTTCATTCTTTCTTAATATTTCCTGAAGGTTTACAAGCTGTAATAACAGTACTTTCTAAAGgagaatttattgaaattttaatcccCTATCTTTCTGACTCAAATTTGTGTGAATTCTCTGCAGAAATTATATCAGCAACAATTCGCTATTCTGACCGAATAGAGGTATTTCAAAATCGCGCTggaattattttagaaaaatcacGAACGCAAGCTGTATTGAAAGATGTTACATCATATCTGTCAACAGCAGCGCAGCCATCTCATTGGAATTATGGGGATGTCTCACCACTTGTTGCATGCATTAGAAAAAATGCAGATAAAGCAGCTTCTCTTCCAGGACAATTAATTACAgcatgtagaattttatattatcttgtCTTTCCTTCAAATAATGATGTGGATCCAATGGAACCTTATATTGAATTAAAATACAGGAATGCATTAACTCAATTGTTTGCTGCTGATGGTTTGACAGCTCTTATTGCAGTTATGGCAAATATTTCGGAATTCTATGAACAACCATTTTTACATCGTGCAGCTCTAACAGGCAGGAGAGGCTTAGCATTGGTTGCATTACTTCTTCCATGTGTCAGATTAACAAGAGCATTATTGGAACGTCTTGTGAAGTGTATGGCTACAGATTTCAAAGATCTAACAGCTGTAATACCATTACTTGGCGTTTATTCATTAGTAGAAGCTATTCCTCCTATTCGAATTGTTCAAACTTTATCTGAGGAAATAGTAGGGACACTTTTAGTATTTACACAGGCTGTGGATTCAGATGGATCTGGAAATGTAGCAAAATCATTATGGACTCAAATGTTAGGCGAAGTTCTCAAGATGGTTTCTCTAAGCCCATGTAATTTCATGCCAGGCTTGAAACTTTTAACACGTTTATTACCACCTGTTTTAACTTCAAAACAAACAATGCTGACTGAAGATGCTACCCGAGTTTTAGGTCTTAGAAAACTATGGTCTGCGCATTTGCAGGCACAAGCTAATAATTTAACTGAAACATTACGATTGCTTTGTGCCAGTTGGAATAAAGATTTATTAATTCTCCTCTCAAAAGTATGCAAGCAATTAAGTGATTTAGCAGCACCTACAGCACTACTCGTAGGTAGATGTTTATTAGATGGTGTAATAGCTGCTACACCACTAGAAAGTAATGTCTTAATTCTTGCTTTACTTAGTGAACTTGCAAGACATGCACCTATGAAGGCTACTTTGTTAACTTTAACTAGTCCTGCATCTAGAGCACAAGTTAAATCTGACCAAAAATATCCACCTGTTATTGAAATGATGTGCACTGCACTTAAAAATACAAACGATGTTAGGATGCAATATGAAATTTTAGATATCTTTGAAACATTGTGTGATTGTACACTAAGTCTTATGCAAGAAGATGTCAATGAACCATTTGAAAAAAGACTCACTCATTCAGTACCAAGTAAAGAACCACTTTTATCTATTTTAGCTgtattaattgatatattagCAACTAGCACAAAATTCGAACCCGATATATTACGAAGTACACTTCGTATACTTTTGTCTCTTATTAGTCATAATTATGGTTTATATCACGTAAAAAGTTGTTTAGAAAATAATCCTGATGCATTACGGTCATTATTAGACCATATTTTGGTATTTGAAGATCCAGAAGCTCAACCTGTTATAGATTTAACTATaatgtttttagaaaatttaattgcgTCTGAATCACAAGGAAGATCTTTGTATTTACGTATACAGCAATTAGCAGCTTTAATATTATGGGATAAGAATGATCATCctttggaaaagataaaacgtgCACAAGAATTAGTTGAAATCTTAAAATCTGCagaagataaagaagaaaaagaaccaATTCCAGAAATGTTAGAGCCGTTATTGCCAACTCCTGAAGCTCTATTGAATCAATTTTCTCAACGATGTTTGGGTACTCCAGATTTTGCTTCCAAACGGCCaaagaaatttacatttatgtGTCCAAATCAAGCTCCAAATGAAAATACAGTAGATTTATTGGCGCTAGCAGCTGAACTGCTTCCTACTGACTTTAATTTGCTAACAGAAGCTCAAAATTTATGTTCTAAAACCCCACCTGATGATGCTACACAACCATTGCAATCAAAAGCTCAAACTGATGATCAAGAAAATAGAGATGTACAAAAACAAACAACATCTCCTGTTTCTAAAGTAAAACAACCATTCG TTACACCTATGCGAGGTCGAACACAATTCACTAATTCTTTAAGAGGAGCACCAGTAGTGGGAAGTGTAGGCAGAGGAGCAGATCCATTTAGATCAAGACCACCAAATACTTCACGACCACCTTCCCTTCATGTAGATGATTTTGTAGCATTAGAAACATGTGGAGCACAACCAACTGGACCTACAGGATATAATAAACTTAGCATTCGTGGCACATGTCCTTCACGAGCAATCAACACAGGAACAAGGAGTCGTCCTTGGACGCAAGAAACTCGTCCTTCTTATCTCCGCTAA